The following proteins come from a genomic window of Gimesia chilikensis:
- a CDS encoding DinB family protein: MTTELKINPLPAETPEIGRWLWALAEVRQRTLRLVANIDQRLLDWRGSDGAENSVGSLLYHIALVEMSWLYLDLLQQEFPPEVNNLFPFPMADEAGKVSHVPGVTLQEHLHRLATTREIALSRFQQMTPDEWHRLRPPANDQPYETTPEWAVFHLIEHEAGHAFQISSLKARWQRLDP; encoded by the coding sequence ATGACCACCGAACTAAAAATCAACCCGCTCCCCGCTGAAACCCCCGAAATCGGCCGCTGGCTCTGGGCTCTCGCTGAAGTCCGCCAGCGAACACTCCGCCTGGTAGCCAACATCGATCAACGGCTGCTCGACTGGCGCGGCTCCGACGGTGCTGAAAATTCCGTCGGCTCTCTCCTATATCACATCGCCCTCGTCGAAATGTCCTGGCTCTATCTTGACCTTCTGCAGCAGGAGTTTCCGCCTGAGGTCAACAATCTGTTCCCCTTTCCGATGGCGGATGAAGCCGGCAAAGTCAGTCACGTTCCCGGCGTCACTCTGCAAGAACACCTGCACCGGCTCGCGACCACACGCGAAATCGCACTCTCCCGATTTCAACAGATGACCCCCGACGAATGGCACCGGCTCCGACCTCCCGCTAATGACCAGCCCTACGAAACCACACCCGAGTGGGCCGTTTTCCACCTCATCGAACACGAAGCCGGCCACGCGTTCCAGATCTCCTCCCTCAAAGCCCGCTGGCAACGGTTAGATCCATAG
- a CDS encoding 7-carboxy-7-deazaguanine synthase QueE yields MLISEIFHSPQGEGKWIGVPSIFIRTSGCNLRCWFCDTPYTSWNPEGEKMSVDQILEHIKQYDCEHVVVTGGEPMLSHEIESLTQRLHADGKIITIETAGTILSDVHADLMSISPKLSNSTPVDNPEWAHRHDARRDQPTVIHELIKRHPYQIKFVVDHREDLSEIEDYLKRYPEINRENVYLMPQGTTAEMLAERMPWIEEIAKQLGCQVTRRMHIELWGNVRGK; encoded by the coding sequence TTGCTGATCTCGGAAATTTTTCACTCACCCCAGGGCGAAGGGAAATGGATCGGGGTTCCCTCGATTTTCATTCGGACCAGTGGCTGCAATCTCCGCTGCTGGTTCTGCGATACCCCGTACACCTCCTGGAATCCCGAGGGCGAAAAAATGTCCGTCGATCAGATCCTGGAACACATCAAGCAGTACGACTGCGAACACGTCGTCGTTACCGGCGGCGAACCGATGCTGAGCCACGAAATCGAATCGCTCACCCAAAGGCTCCACGCGGACGGCAAGATCATCACCATCGAAACCGCAGGCACCATCCTCAGCGATGTCCACGCCGACCTGATGTCGATCAGTCCCAAGCTCTCGAACTCAACACCTGTCGACAACCCCGAGTGGGCACACCGTCACGACGCCCGCCGCGATCAGCCTACCGTCATTCACGAACTGATCAAACGCCATCCCTACCAGATCAAGTTCGTCGTCGATCACCGGGAAGACCTCAGCGAGATCGAGGATTATCTAAAGCGGTACCCAGAAATCAACCGCGAAAATGTGTACCTGATGCCCCAGGGCACCACCGCCGAGATGCTCGCCGAACGCATGCCCTGGATTGAAGAGATCGCGAAACAGCTCGGCTGTCAGGTCACCCGCCGGATGCACATCGAACTCTGGGGCAACGTCCGCGGGAAATAA
- a CDS encoding LVIVD repeat-containing protein yields the protein MPTRLALLICLLVITAPNSLPAAPTETYGPALTPRKVNGIDACQAVAVVGNRLYATGRGKFHVLDITQPEKPVPLGELSGLGNTRQLFIKDNIAYITARQDGLWLVDISAANKPQLLSHYDTVEMATGISVSGSLAFVATRQYGVEIIDVSNPRAPQHVSMLKTGEAQSCWSRDGILYIGDWAPRKLVIADVRNPRQPTIISEAPLDGFGDGGCLRGNYCFAATGHHSRGSRDDGKGHGLEIFNVTDPEKPTFVSRVKFPASYHISNDMWTARVAGDHCVVADTWNGLFVVNIHDMKQPRIVAHAVLPPKSKSDHTPDPVGGIALGKGVIYAAGIFTGLYVVPAPGLATPDVPEQDRAPELKPAQGKTGDPRFLSYQPGGQVRSATVVGDIAWAACGSAGIHAVQLGKTLEPVSVTKGKGEVMHLAVSGSRLYAAENDAGLAIYDIGPEWKLTEIGRLQLKNRNVKQVACPAPGRFALYHWGSSAVEIADVQDPAHPKVVLKDSQVGLFYGDQLVPELLGGRYLVAYWHRSGPAWYDVTGEKPVYQGNTPDERRYSFTDGVCLLDDKLLLIKHGKLQLLNPGDQREVSQLPAITVPGHRLRGRPTTDGKQLALSRRPDQRVELYDITDIQHPKPIREYDLKGHPGACRFWNSQLLIPAGYQGLLLERKTEH from the coding sequence ATGCCCACACGCCTCGCACTCCTCATCTGCCTCCTGGTCATCACCGCCCCCAACTCCCTCCCCGCTGCACCAACAGAAACCTACGGCCCCGCATTAACTCCCCGGAAGGTCAACGGCATCGACGCCTGCCAGGCCGTCGCCGTGGTCGGCAACCGGCTCTATGCCACCGGTCGCGGCAAGTTCCACGTGCTCGACATCACCCAACCCGAAAAACCGGTCCCGCTCGGCGAACTCTCCGGCCTGGGCAACACCCGCCAGCTCTTTATCAAAGACAACATCGCCTATATCACCGCCCGCCAGGATGGACTCTGGCTCGTCGATATCTCCGCTGCGAACAAACCACAACTGCTGAGCCACTACGACACCGTCGAAATGGCCACCGGCATCAGTGTCTCCGGCTCCCTGGCCTTCGTCGCCACGCGACAGTACGGCGTCGAGATCATCGACGTCTCCAACCCCCGCGCCCCGCAACATGTCAGCATGCTGAAAACGGGCGAAGCCCAGTCCTGCTGGTCCCGCGACGGCATCCTCTATATCGGCGACTGGGCGCCCCGGAAACTCGTCATCGCCGACGTCCGCAACCCGCGCCAGCCCACGATCATCAGCGAAGCCCCCCTCGACGGTTTTGGTGACGGCGGCTGCCTCCGCGGCAACTATTGCTTCGCCGCCACCGGACACCATTCACGGGGGAGCCGCGATGACGGCAAAGGGCACGGACTCGAAATCTTCAATGTCACCGATCCCGAAAAGCCGACGTTCGTCTCCCGCGTCAAGTTCCCGGCCTCCTATCACATCTCGAACGACATGTGGACCGCCCGCGTCGCCGGCGATCACTGTGTCGTCGCCGACACCTGGAACGGACTCTTCGTCGTCAACATTCACGATATGAAGCAACCGCGAATCGTCGCCCACGCTGTCCTGCCACCCAAATCAAAGAGTGACCACACCCCCGACCCCGTCGGCGGCATCGCCCTCGGCAAGGGAGTGATCTACGCCGCCGGCATCTTCACCGGACTCTACGTCGTCCCCGCGCCCGGCCTCGCCACTCCGGACGTTCCCGAACAGGACCGGGCACCCGAACTGAAACCCGCTCAAGGCAAAACCGGCGATCCCCGTTTCCTCAGCTACCAGCCCGGCGGTCAGGTCCGCTCTGCCACCGTCGTGGGCGACATCGCCTGGGCCGCCTGCGGCAGTGCCGGAATTCATGCGGTGCAGCTCGGCAAAACCCTGGAGCCGGTCAGCGTGACCAAAGGGAAAGGCGAGGTCATGCACTTGGCCGTCTCCGGTTCGCGACTCTACGCCGCCGAGAACGACGCCGGTCTCGCCATCTACGACATCGGCCCCGAATGGAAACTGACCGAAATCGGTCGCCTCCAGTTGAAGAACCGCAATGTGAAACAGGTCGCCTGTCCCGCCCCCGGTCGGTTCGCCTTATACCACTGGGGCAGCTCCGCCGTGGAGATCGCCGACGTCCAGGATCCCGCGCACCCTAAAGTGGTCTTGAAAGATTCCCAGGTCGGCCTGTTCTACGGCGATCAGCTGGTCCCCGAACTGCTGGGAGGCCGATACCTGGTCGCCTACTGGCACCGCAGCGGACCGGCCTGGTACGACGTCACCGGCGAGAAACCCGTTTACCAGGGCAACACACCCGACGAGCGGCGCTACAGCTTTACCGACGGCGTCTGTCTACTGGATGACAAACTGCTGCTCATCAAACACGGCAAGCTGCAACTGTTAAACCCCGGCGACCAGCGCGAAGTCAGCCAACTCCCCGCCATCACAGTCCCCGGCCATCGTCTCCGCGGCCGCCCGACCACCGACGGCAAACAACTGGCCCTCTCCCGCCGCCCCGATCAACGTGTAGAACTCTATGACATCACCGACATCCAGCACCCCAAACCGATCCGCGAATATGATCTTAAGGGACACCCCGGCGCCTGCCGCTTCTGGAACAGCCAACTCCTGATCCCCGCCGGGTATCAGGGTTTGTTGCTGGAACGGAAGACGGAGCACTGA
- the purE gene encoding 5-(carboxyamino)imidazole ribonucleotide mutase: protein MSEQSPPLVGVIMGSQSDWDTMREGAALLEQFGVAHECRVVSAHRTPDWMNEYAKTAEERGIEVIIAGAGGAAHLPGMVAAQTVLPVLGVPVKSRALQGLDSLLSIVQMPGGVPVGTLAIGESGAKNAALLAIRILGNSRPELREKMKEFCQNQTDSVLENSEL, encoded by the coding sequence ATGTCAGAACAGAGTCCCCCGCTGGTGGGCGTGATCATGGGCAGTCAATCCGACTGGGATACGATGAGGGAAGGGGCCGCGCTGCTGGAGCAGTTCGGCGTGGCGCATGAGTGCCGCGTGGTCTCGGCTCATCGAACGCCCGACTGGATGAACGAATACGCCAAGACCGCGGAGGAGCGTGGGATCGAAGTGATCATCGCGGGTGCCGGGGGTGCAGCGCATCTGCCGGGGATGGTTGCGGCGCAGACCGTACTGCCCGTACTGGGCGTGCCGGTGAAGAGCCGGGCCCTGCAGGGGCTGGATTCGCTGCTGTCGATTGTCCAGATGCCGGGAGGCGTGCCGGTAGGGACGCTGGCGATTGGAGAATCGGGGGCGAAGAACGCGGCGCTGTTGGCGATCCGGATCCTGGGTAACTCGCGGCCTGAGCTGCGGGAGAAGATGAAGGAATTCTGTCAGAATCAGACCGACAGCGTACTGGAAAATTCAGAACTATGA
- a CDS encoding sugar phosphate isomerase/epimerase family protein produces MARPVTLFTGQWADLPLEEMCKKAQDFGYDGLELACWGDHFEVDKALSDDTYCNRKRELLEKYDLQLFSISNHLVGQAVLDNIDQRHQAILPEYVWGDGDPAGVNERAIEEMKNTARAAQKLGVSVVNGFTGSSIWHLLYDFPPTPREMIDAGYQLLADRWNPILDVFQECGIKFALEVHPTEIAFDIYSAEATLKALDNREEFGFNFDPSHLIWQGVDPVEFIRYFPDRIYHAHMKDASVTLNGRTGILTSHLPFGDQRRGWDFRSVGRGGVRFEEIIRALNDIGYAGPLSIEWEDMGMNREMGAREACQFTKNVDFAPSDIAFDGAFGD; encoded by the coding sequence ATGGCACGCCCTGTAACGCTATTCACCGGACAATGGGCCGACCTCCCGCTGGAAGAGATGTGTAAGAAAGCCCAGGATTTCGGCTATGACGGCCTGGAACTGGCCTGCTGGGGAGACCATTTCGAAGTCGACAAAGCGCTCTCCGACGACACATACTGCAACCGCAAACGGGAACTGCTTGAAAAATACGACCTGCAGCTCTTCTCCATCTCCAACCACCTCGTCGGACAGGCCGTCCTCGATAACATCGATCAAAGGCACCAGGCCATCCTCCCCGAATACGTCTGGGGTGACGGCGATCCCGCCGGCGTCAACGAACGCGCCATCGAGGAAATGAAGAACACCGCCCGCGCCGCTCAGAAGCTCGGCGTCAGCGTGGTCAACGGCTTCACCGGTTCCAGCATCTGGCATCTGCTCTACGACTTTCCGCCCACACCACGGGAAATGATCGACGCCGGTTACCAGCTCCTCGCGGACCGCTGGAACCCGATTCTCGACGTCTTCCAGGAATGCGGCATCAAGTTCGCCCTCGAAGTCCATCCCACGGAAATCGCCTTCGACATCTACTCCGCTGAAGCCACCCTCAAGGCGCTCGACAACCGCGAAGAGTTCGGCTTCAACTTCGACCCCAGCCACCTCATCTGGCAGGGCGTCGATCCGGTTGAGTTCATCCGCTACTTCCCCGATCGCATCTATCACGCTCACATGAAAGACGCCTCGGTTACCCTCAACGGTCGCACCGGCATCCTGACCAGTCACCTCCCGTTCGGCGATCAGCGTCGCGGCTGGGACTTCCGCAGCGTCGGCCGCGGTGGCGTCCGCTTTGAAGAAATCATCCGCGCCCTCAACGACATCGGTTACGCCGGCCCCCTCTCCATCGAATGGGAAGACATGGGCATGAACCGCGAAATGGGCGCCCGCGAAGCCTGCCAGTTCACCAAGAACGTCGACTTCGCCCCCTCCGACATCGCCTTCGACGGCGCCTTCGGAGACTGA
- a CDS encoding class I SAM-dependent methyltransferase has protein sequence MSNPREEIERFNEERRDYSNRWGAENAPNLVNQDSYSWMASFIESQKNVLDIGCGDGSGIIELAERGHSVISIEENPYCIEQARQNCIKSNIKVNTVLRGEVSLKEGITKVSYSPVGSIAQPLPGEVLIIEGDILNDDVLLHWLMTANLFNAVTCWCIGTYVKRLHSTNGARNYRLYMENAAYNLADKVLLPGGVLHFVHRVFSRGEEFSVDDRNDELRANKEMAEVTSLIVDEDSLIYRDFSLPRNENGIPLSQSMGTNSGASQSSGSKSQLESIQARKP, from the coding sequence ATGTCTAACCCAAGAGAGGAGATCGAAAGATTTAATGAGGAACGTCGTGATTATTCAAATCGGTGGGGGGCAGAAAATGCACCAAATTTGGTGAATCAAGATAGTTATTCTTGGATGGCTAGCTTTATCGAAAGTCAGAAAAATGTGCTCGATATTGGATGTGGTGATGGGAGTGGAATTATTGAACTTGCTGAACGTGGTCATTCGGTAATTTCGATCGAAGAAAATCCATATTGTATCGAACAGGCAAGGCAGAACTGTATCAAAAGTAACATAAAGGTAAATACCGTCTTACGTGGGGAAGTATCGTTGAAAGAAGGTATAACGAAGGTTTCTTATTCACCTGTAGGTTCTATAGCACAACCATTACCTGGTGAGGTACTTATTATAGAAGGAGATATTCTCAATGACGATGTTCTACTTCACTGGCTAATGACAGCTAATCTATTTAATGCAGTTACATGTTGGTGCATAGGAACATATGTAAAGAGATTGCATTCAACAAACGGGGCAAGAAATTACCGTCTATATATGGAAAATGCGGCGTATAATTTAGCCGATAAAGTGCTTCTCCCAGGGGGAGTTCTTCACTTTGTCCATCGAGTATTTTCACGTGGAGAGGAATTTAGTGTTGATGATAGAAATGATGAACTTAGGGCGAATAAAGAGATGGCAGAAGTCACATCGCTGATTGTAGATGAAGACTCGTTGATTTACCGTGATTTTTCACTTCCAAGAAATGAAAATGGTATTCCTCTTAGCCAAAGTATGGGTACTAATTCTGGAGCTAGTCAAAGTAGTGGCTCCAAAAGTCAATTAGAGTCAATACAAGCCAGGAAACCTTAA
- a CDS encoding 5-(carboxyamino)imidazole ribonucleotide synthase: MSELIPPGATLGMLGSGQLGRMFAIEARRLGYNVHVFSPERLTPTGQVADKEVVAEYDDLDAVAEFAKNVDVISFEFENVLSVTTDAASQYAPVRPGAHVLHVAQNRIREKSDLRDAGIPVTPFKVVKSVEELKAAIDELGCPAVLKSATSGYDGKGQVKIDAPEEAESAWKEVGADETILEAFIDYTCELSVVGVRGLDGEFAWYGPMKNDHANHILDISVFPSGQSEKVNQEAVEITRAVFERLDVVGVLCVEFFLTADEQLMINEIAPRPHNSGHLTIDGHVSCQFEQQVRAICGLPLGSTQSLGPAAMANLLGDHWEPGPPDWNALKQFPDVKVHLYGKQESRIGRKMGHLTVLGETPEAAVERVKQARAAIFHG, from the coding sequence ATGAGTGAGCTGATTCCCCCCGGAGCGACCCTGGGCATGCTGGGCAGCGGCCAGCTGGGCCGGATGTTCGCCATCGAAGCCCGCCGACTGGGTTATAACGTGCACGTCTTTTCTCCCGAGCGCCTGACGCCGACCGGCCAGGTGGCCGATAAGGAAGTGGTCGCCGAGTATGACGATCTGGACGCGGTCGCGGAGTTCGCGAAGAACGTGGATGTGATCTCGTTTGAATTCGAGAACGTGCTATCGGTGACGACCGACGCCGCTTCGCAATATGCGCCGGTACGTCCGGGCGCGCATGTGCTGCATGTGGCCCAGAACCGAATCCGGGAAAAGTCGGACCTGCGGGACGCGGGGATTCCGGTGACGCCGTTCAAGGTGGTGAAGTCGGTGGAGGAACTGAAAGCCGCGATCGACGAACTGGGATGTCCGGCGGTGCTGAAGTCGGCGACGTCGGGTTACGACGGCAAGGGGCAAGTCAAGATCGACGCGCCTGAGGAAGCAGAGTCGGCGTGGAAGGAAGTCGGTGCAGACGAGACGATCCTGGAGGCGTTCATCGATTATACGTGCGAGCTGTCAGTGGTGGGCGTGCGCGGACTGGACGGCGAGTTCGCCTGGTATGGTCCGATGAAGAACGATCACGCGAATCACATTCTGGATATCTCGGTGTTTCCGTCGGGGCAGAGTGAGAAGGTGAATCAGGAGGCCGTGGAGATCACGCGGGCCGTCTTTGAGCGGCTGGATGTGGTGGGCGTGTTGTGCGTCGAGTTCTTTCTGACCGCAGACGAGCAGTTGATGATCAACGAGATTGCACCGCGGCCTCATAACTCGGGGCACCTGACGATTGACGGTCACGTGTCGTGTCAGTTCGAGCAGCAGGTGCGGGCGATTTGCGGACTGCCGCTGGGTTCGACTCAGTCACTGGGACCGGCGGCGATGGCGAACCTGCTGGGCGATCACTGGGAGCCGGGTCCGCCCGACTGGAATGCATTAAAACAGTTCCCCGATGTGAAAGTGCATCTGTACGGCAAACAGGAATCGAGGATTGGTCGCAAGATGGGACACCTGACGGTGCTGGGTGAGACGCCCGAGGCAGCCGTCGAACGGGTGAAGCAGGCACGGGCCGCGATCTTTCACGGTTGA
- the rph gene encoding ribonuclease PH, whose amino-acid sequence MRHDSRQTDQLRPIKVERRYTKATPGSILISAGDTVVLCTASLDNSVPPWKKNDENPSGWVTAEYNMLPGSTSPRKQRRADGRSSEIQRLIGRSLRAVVDFAALGPRTITVDCDVLQADGGTRTLSITGGFLALLDTVLAIPETCELAEGEVFDPKKVFTNSVAAVSVGVVEGEPVLDLDYVEDSTAGVDMNVVMTGGGDFVEVQGTAEGLVFNRGMLDAQLELATLGIEQLTAIQRECIGGDWPL is encoded by the coding sequence ATGCGCCACGATTCTCGCCAGACCGATCAACTCCGTCCCATCAAAGTCGAACGCCGGTATACGAAAGCGACCCCCGGCAGCATTCTGATCTCGGCGGGAGACACTGTCGTGCTCTGTACAGCGAGCCTGGATAACAGTGTGCCACCGTGGAAGAAGAACGACGAGAACCCGAGCGGCTGGGTGACCGCGGAATACAACATGCTGCCGGGCAGTACGTCACCGCGCAAACAGCGGCGGGCGGACGGACGCTCGAGCGAGATTCAGCGACTGATCGGTCGGAGTCTGCGGGCCGTGGTCGACTTCGCCGCACTGGGGCCGCGGACGATTACCGTGGACTGCGATGTGCTGCAGGCGGACGGGGGAACGCGAACGCTGAGTATCACAGGCGGTTTCCTGGCGCTGCTGGATACGGTGCTGGCGATTCCGGAAACGTGCGAACTGGCCGAGGGGGAAGTCTTTGATCCCAAGAAGGTATTCACCAACAGCGTGGCCGCGGTGAGCGTGGGCGTGGTAGAGGGCGAGCCGGTACTCGACCTGGATTACGTGGAAGACAGCACCGCTGGCGTGGATATGAACGTGGTGATGACGGGCGGCGGCGACTTCGTGGAAGTTCAGGGAACGGCGGAAGGCCTGGTGTTCAATCGGGGAATGCTGGACGCACAGCTGGAACTGGCGACGCTGGGAATTGAGCAGCTGACGGCGATTCAGCGGGAGTGCATTGGAGGCGACTGGCCTCTGTAG
- a CDS encoding ATP-grasp domain-containing protein — MRAYVQQGQKGDPNYLNLERIAYTFWERGYEVTRFDAPTLFDGALDRGLLSFPDETIIAGGVGTVRSAIKRAQRPLPDLQDLPDCLKEWIGREFWISTLEEVRQPFEKEEETRALHVKPLWEHKRFTGTVFKEFKDLIPSAAVDGEIEVLVQEVVEFISEWRAYIFRGAIKTVANYQGDPLAFPDRTRMQSALHAFESCPIACSMDWGITSTGETLLVEVNDCYALGNYGADMYLYTAMIEARWREIMGLEDNGIGINL, encoded by the coding sequence ATGCGGGCGTATGTGCAACAGGGACAAAAGGGGGATCCGAATTATCTGAACCTGGAGCGAATCGCGTATACGTTTTGGGAACGGGGTTACGAAGTCACCCGGTTTGATGCGCCCACATTATTTGATGGCGCCCTGGATCGAGGGTTGCTGTCTTTTCCCGATGAAACCATCATTGCGGGTGGCGTGGGAACAGTGCGTTCTGCGATCAAGCGGGCCCAGCGCCCGTTACCGGACCTGCAGGATCTGCCTGACTGTCTGAAAGAGTGGATCGGTCGCGAATTCTGGATTTCGACACTGGAAGAAGTGCGCCAACCATTCGAGAAGGAAGAGGAAACCCGGGCACTGCACGTGAAACCGCTGTGGGAACATAAACGATTTACGGGGACGGTTTTCAAGGAGTTCAAAGACCTGATTCCCTCCGCAGCGGTTGACGGCGAAATTGAGGTCCTGGTGCAGGAAGTGGTGGAATTCATTTCGGAATGGCGCGCGTATATTTTTCGCGGTGCAATCAAAACGGTTGCAAACTACCAGGGTGATCCGCTGGCTTTCCCGGACAGAACGCGGATGCAGTCTGCACTGCATGCGTTTGAGAGCTGCCCCATCGCCTGCAGCATGGACTGGGGAATCACTTCGACCGGCGAAACGTTGCTGGTGGAAGTGAATGACTGTTATGCGCTGGGTAACTACGGAGCCGACATGTATCTTTATACGGCGATGATCGAAGCCCGCTGGCGGGAAATCATGGGTCTGGAAGATAACGGAATCGGGATCAATCTCTGA
- a CDS encoding dsDNA nuclease domain-containing protein — protein sequence MNTHQSPLFDLLVSTPPREIDGARASNRFAFQHSWGICLMLRVHQESKDDYCILFEVHDDVVLLNHSTNPTEAYFYQVKTKTPGKKSSGTWSLTNLLSRKTDAKEQKLSSILGKLYAQYLRFESYAKKMVFVSDAAFKIELKSEITSTDLELISLKELDDSSLLKIKDILMDEHQLKSEPEGLELFQLERTPLSVPDHQRHTEGIISEFLEKETDGSILPRPFHQALRSEVQIRNNRESIAASPQDMIRHRGISRADLKGMINSAQSIIKQNDLYDTIRSQLEAEKMNFFERNSLMQSVREFFRERLDQTNLLIVDASQKAVQLIQQMDNQIFDGDTPLDSAILYLATLDEKEFDFIRTNYSQDFLNAMFLVLIYEQKPSKTDSEHEEKSS from the coding sequence ATGAACACACACCAGTCGCCACTCTTTGATCTACTAGTATCAACTCCACCACGCGAGATAGACGGGGCTCGAGCAAGCAACCGTTTTGCATTCCAGCACTCATGGGGAATATGCTTGATGTTGCGGGTTCATCAGGAATCGAAAGATGATTACTGCATATTATTTGAAGTGCATGATGATGTGGTTTTATTGAATCACTCCACTAATCCAACAGAAGCATACTTCTACCAAGTAAAAACAAAGACCCCAGGAAAAAAGAGCTCAGGAACATGGAGTTTGACCAACTTGCTTAGTCGCAAAACAGATGCGAAGGAGCAAAAGTTATCATCTATTTTAGGAAAACTTTACGCACAATATTTAAGGTTTGAGTCATACGCAAAAAAAATGGTGTTTGTATCTGATGCTGCTTTCAAAATAGAGCTGAAATCTGAAATAACGAGTACTGATTTGGAATTGATTTCTCTTAAAGAATTGGATGATAGTTCATTATTAAAAATAAAAGATATTCTTATGGATGAACACCAATTGAAATCGGAACCCGAAGGGCTCGAACTATTTCAATTAGAAAGAACTCCTCTTAGTGTGCCTGATCACCAAAGACACACTGAAGGAATTATATCTGAATTTCTTGAAAAAGAGACAGATGGTTCAATTCTGCCACGGCCTTTCCATCAAGCATTAAGATCTGAAGTTCAAATAAGAAACAATCGTGAGTCTATTGCTGCTTCACCTCAAGATATGATTCGGCACAGAGGAATTTCTAGGGCAGATTTAAAGGGAATGATTAATAGCGCACAATCTATAATTAAACAAAATGACTTATATGACACAATACGAAGTCAGCTTGAAGCAGAAAAGATGAATTTCTTTGAAAGAAATTCTTTGATGCAGTCTGTAAGAGAATTCTTTCGGGAACGTCTTGATCAGACAAACCTTCTAATCGTAGATGCTTCCCAAAAAGCAGTGCAACTAATACAGCAAATGGACAACCAGATATTCGATGGTGATACCCCTCTAGATTCCGCAATCTTATATCTTGCCACTCTAGATGAAAAAGAATTTGATTTCATTCGTACTAATTACTCTCAAGATTTCCTTAACGCTATGTTTTTGGTGCTAATTTATGAGCAGAAACCTTCGAAGACTGATTCGGAACATGAGGAAAAAAGTTCATGA